ACGCTCCATTCAACGCGCGCATAACCGCGTTCGACGGCGGTGGCCGCCAGATGCTGCAGCAGCGCCTTGCCATGGCCCTCGCCGCGCGAATCAGGTGTGACGTACAAGTCTTCGAGGTAGATTCCGTGGACGCCTTCCCACGTGGAGTAGTTGAGGAACCAGAGGGCAAACCCCTGTACTTCTCCGGCCGCATTTTCTGCGATATGGGCGAACACCTGCGGGTTCGGGCCGAACAAAGCTCCGGTCAGCATATCCGGGGTGTTCCGGACGGCGTCCGGTTCCTTTTCGTAGATGGCGAGTTCATGGATCATCTGCAGGATTGCGGGGACATCTTCAACGGTTGCGGGCCGGATTACACTCATGCATCCGAGCTTACTAGGGGCAATCAGAGCCTGTTGACGTCCGTCACCCGGACCACCGCGGTACCGCTTTCGTCGGAGGCTGCCAGATCCACTTCGGCCGAGATTCCCCAGTCGTGGTTCGTTGCAGGGTCATCGAAGATCTGCCGGACCTTCCACAGGCCGGGTTCCTCGGTGATCATCAGCAGACCCGGACCCCTCGCGTCAGGCCCGGTGCCGATGTCGTTGTGTTCGTCAAAGTAGTCGTCCAAAACGTCTTCCCAGCGTGCGGCATCCCACCCCGCACCGCCGTCGAGCTCGCCCAGCGCGGTGGCGCTCTCATCCGCAAACAGTTCCACGCGCCGGAACATTTCATTCCTCACCATGACGCGGAATGCACGGATGTTGGACGTGAGCGACGGCGGCGGTGGTGGCGGCGCATCATGCGGCGTCAGCACAGCACCGGAGGTCAGCTCCTCCCATTCGTCGAGCAGGCTGGAATCCACTTGGCGGACCAGCTCACCCAGCCAGGCAATGAGGTCCTCAAGGTCTTCCCGGAGGACATCCTGGGGGACCGTCTGCCGCAGGGCTTTGAAGCCATCGGCGAGGTAGCGAAGCACAATGCCTTCCGAGCGCGCCAGACCGTAAAACTGGACGAACTCGCCGAAGTTCATGGCGCGTTCGTACATGTCCCGCACCACGGACTTGGGGGCGAGCTCGAAGTCGCCCACCCAGGGCGCCGCCTTGCGGTAGACCTCGAAAGCTTCGCCCAGGATTTCCGCCAGTGGCTGCGGGTATGTGACTTCCTCGAGCATGGCCATTCGCTGGTCGTATTCTATGCCGTCGGCCTTCATGGCGGCGATCGCCTCGCCACGTGCCTTCTTCTGCTGGGCTGAGAGGATCTGCCGGGGCTTTTCGAGGGTGGCTTCAATGACGGAAACCACATCCAGGGCATACGATGCCGACTCCGGGTCCAGCAGTTCCAGCGCCGCCAGCGCGAACGGTGAGAGTGGCTGGTTGAGTGCAAAGTTGGCCTGCAGATGGACGGTCAACCTGACGGTCCGTCCGTCCGTCCCCTGTTGCTTCCCCGGGATGCGTTCCACCACTTCGGCAGCAAGCAGTTCCCGGTAGATGCCCAGTGCCTTTTTCATCAGCTGGAGCTGGGAAGACCGGGGCTCATGGTTTTCAGTCAGCAGGCGCCGGGCGGCCTTGAAGGGATCACCGGGGCGTTCCATCAGGTTCATCAGCATTGAGTGGGTCACGGTGAAGCTTGAGGTGAGCGGGTCCGGGACGGACCCAACCAGGCGCGTGTAGGTGGGCTCGCCCCAGGACACGAAGCCTTCAGGCGGTTTCTTTTTGACCACCTGGCGGAGCTTTTTCTGGTCGTCGCCGAACTTGGCAGTGGCCTTCGCCATGGCTTTGACGTTTTCCACCACATGCTCGGGGGCCTGTACCACCACAGTGCCGGCGGTGTCGTAGCCTGCGCGGCCGGCCCGGCCCGCGATCTGATGGAATTCACGGGAATTCAGCAGCCGTGTCCGGACGCCGTCGTACTTGCTGAGCGCCGTGAGCAGCACCGTGCGGATGGGAACGTTGATGCCTACGCCCAGGGTGTCGGTGCCGCAGATGACCTTCAGCAGACCGGCCTGGGCCAGCTGCTCCACCAGGCGACGGTACTTCGGCAGCATCCCGGCGTGGTGGACGCCGATACCGTGGCGCACCAGCCGGTTCAGGGTCTTGCCGAAGCCGGCGGCAAACCGGAACCCGGCAATCAGCTCCGCAATCCGGTCCTTCTCTTCGCGCGTGCAGACGTTGATGCTCATCAGGGTCTGGGCCCGGTCAATGGCTTCGATCTGGCTGAAGTGCACCACATACACCGGGACCTGCTTGGTGGACAGCAGCTCTTCGAGCGTTTCGTGGACCGGGGTCTGGTGGTAGTAGTAGTGCAGCGGAATGGGACGCTCAGCGGAACTGACAGTCGTCGTCGGACGCCCGGTGAGTTCAGTAATGCCGGCCTCGAAGCGGCTGACATCGCCAAGGGTGGCGGACATCAGCAGAAACTGCGCCTGGGGGAGTTCCAGCAGCGGGACCTGCCACGCCCAGCCGCGCTGGGGATCGGAATAGAAGTGGAATTCGTCCATGATGACGGAGCCCAACACTGCCGCGGTGCCTTCACGGAGAGCGATGTTTGCGAGGATTTCCGCGGTGCAGCAGATGATGGGCGCATCCTGGTTGACGCCGGAATCGCCGGTGATCATGCCAACGTTCTCTGCCCCGAAGATCTCGCACAGGGCAAAGAACTTCTCCGAGACCAGGGCTTTGATGGGGGCCGTGTAATAACTGCGTTCGCCTCGCGCCATGGACTGGAAGTGCGCCGCGATGGCCACGAGAGACTTGCCGGATCCGGTGGGCGTCGCCAGGATGACATTGGCTCCGGAGGCCAGCTCCATGATGGCCTCGTCCTGCGCCGCATAGAGTTCAAGGCCGCGGCTTTCCGTCCACTCGACAAACCGGGTGTACAGCCCGTCCGGGTCGGCGCCTGCACCCGTGGGGTTTCGTTCGGCCGGGGCAGGAAGCTGTTCAACGAGTTTCATTGATTTCCAGCTTAGTGCCAGGCACCGACACCACGGCGCCGGGGGAGGCTGCCGCCTTGGTGTGCGGGCGGGGCAGGGCTAGGCTCACGGTGTCGGTGCCAGCACGAACCCCCGGAGGCAGACTTGAAATGGGATCCAGCAAAATATGTCCAGTTCGGTGATTACCGGGACAGACCCTACTTCGACCTGACGGGCCGCGTCCATGCCTCGGCTCCCCGCCACGTGGTGGATCTGGGCTGCGGGCCGGGCAACCTGACTGCAACACTTGCAGAGCGCTGGCCGGACGCCGAGGTACTGGGCCTGGATTCCTCAGCCGAGATGCTGGCGAGATCCGCCCCTTATGAGGAAGCCGCGCCTGGCCTGAGCTTCGGACTTGCCGATATCGCGGAGTGGACGCCCGCAGCCGAGACAGACGTTGTGGTTACCAACGCCGCATTGCAATGGGTGCCCGGCCACCTGGAATTACTGGCCGGCTGGGCGGCAGCGCTGACGCCCGGAGCCTGGTTCGCCCTTCAGGTGCCGGGAAACTTCAGCTCTCCTTCGCACGTGCTGATGCGGGAGCTGGCGGAGTCAGCCGAATGGTCTGCAAAGCTCGACGGCGTATTGCGGCATGACGGTGCGGTAGCCGAGCCGGCCAGTTATCTGCAGACCATGCTCGACGCCGGATGTTCGGCTGAGGCCTGGGAGACCACATACCAGCAGGTACTTCCGGGGAAGAATCCGGTACTGGAATGGGTCCGGGGTACCGGGCTGCGGCCTGTCCTGGCTGCGCTGCCACCAGAAGATGCGGAGGCGTTCGAATCCGAATACTCTGCCCTTCTGGACGAGGCCTATCCGTCCATGGAGCACGGCACAGTCTTCCCGTTCCGCAGAATTTTCGCCGTGGCCCGCAAGCGCCACTGACGCTTTGATCCGGCGGATTCGGCCGGATCACGTTGTTTTCACAGCGTGTGAGAACAATGCGCAGTGTGATGTGGCTTACAATGGCGGGGCAGCTAATGGCGGCTGGCGTCTTGCTGATTCTGGATCCGACTCCCGATCTACGCATGGAGGTACGGTGCTTGTCCGAATGATGGCGCGGCTGCTTGCGGGCCACAAGGTTGCTGTCACGGCCATTCTGCTCCTGCAGCTTGTCCAGACCGCAGGGAATCTGCTCCTGCCCACGATCAATGCCAGCATCATCGACGATGGAATCGTCAAAGGTGATACCGGACTGATTCTCCGGCTGGGCGGCTGGATGTCGGGCATCGCCGCCATGCAGGTACTCGCTGCTTTGGGGGCGGGATACCTCGGTGCATCCGTGGCAATGAAGCTGGGGCGGCAGCTGCGCCGGGAGCTTTTTGCCCAAATCCAGAACCTGTCCTCCCAGGAAGTCGCGGCCTTCGGCACACCGAGCCTCATAACGCGCGCCACCATCGACGTCCAACAGATCCAGTCGCTCGCGGTGCTTGTCTTCACCATGCTGGTGGCCGCGCCAGTCATGGGAATCGGAGGCATTGCGCTGGCTCTGCACAAGGATGTGGCGCTATCCGGAATCGTGATTGCCATTGTGCCGGTGCTGCTGCTGATCATGTACTTGATTGTGCGCCGGCTGGTGCCCCTCTACCGGCGCGGCCAGGAACTGGTTGACCGCATCGGTGGAGTGCTGCGGGAACAGATCATCGGCGCCAACGTCATCCGTGCCTTTGTCCGTCAGCGTCACGAAACAAGCAGGTTCGCCGAAGCGAACCGCCAACTCACGGGCAACAACCTGCAATCCGCGCTGATGGTGGCAGGAATGCTGCCCCTGATCATGATTGTGGTGAACCTTTCCTCCGTGGGCGTGGTCTGGTTCGGCGGGCACCGGATCGAGGACGGCCAGATGCAGCTCGGTTCGCTGACCGCCTTCATCGCCTACATTCTGCAGATCCTGATGGCCATCATGATGGCCATGTACGTGTTTATGACAGCCCCACGAGCCGCAGTCTGCGCAGAGCGTATCCAGGCAGTGCTTGACACCGCACCTGCCATCTCAGACGCGGCGGACGCCGCCGACCCCCTGGCCATGGCAGCAGGGGGTGCCCTAAAGGGGGCAGTGGAGTTCCGCAATGTCGGTTTCTCCTACCCGGGCGCTGAAGCCGCTGTGCTCGGAAACGTCACCTTTACAGCACGCCCTGGAACCACCACCGCCATCATCGGATCAACGGGCAGCGGCAAGTCCACACTGCTCAACCTGCTGCCGCGCTTTCTCGATGCAACGGCCGGGGAAATCAGAATCGCAGGACACAATATCCGCTCGCTCCGGCTGGACCACCTCAGGGGCTGTCTCTCCATGGTGCCGCAACAGGCATACCTCTTCGCGGGAACCGTGGCGGAAAATCTGCGGGTTGCGGCGCCGTCCGCGCCGGATCTGGAGCTGTGGCTGGCCCTCCGCACAGCGCAGGCTGAGGACTTTGTCCGGAAGCTGCCCGGCGGGCTGCAGTCCGCCGTGGCCCAGGGCGGCACGGGGCTGTCAGGCGGTGAGCGGCAGCGGCTCTGCATTGCCAGGGCCTTGCTGCGGAAAGCCCCCGTTTATCTTTTTGATGACAGCTTTTCAGCCCTTGACTACGCTACCGAAGCCCGGCTGCGTGATGCCATGGCGCCCACATTGGATGGGGCCGTGACGATAATCGTCGCCGAGCGGGTCTCCACAATCGTCGACGCCAGTCTCATACTCGTGCTTGACGATGGACGTCTCGTGGCGCAGGGCACCCACGCTGAGCTTCTGGAATCCTCCCGGACGTACCGTGAGATAGCTGCCTCCCAGCTTGCACTGGAGGACTCCCCGTGACGGAATCCGCCGCTGCGGGGCAGAACCCGGCGCGGTTCCGGCAAGCGGCGATGAGGCTGCTTGGCCTGTTGGGGCCCGTCAAATGGCGGATGCTGACGGTGGTTGCCGCCACCTGCGGATTCGTGGCGCTTAACGTGGCCGCCCCCAAGCTCCTCGGTGACGCCACCGACGTTGTGGTTGACGGTTTTTATGGCGGAACTCTTAACCAAGGGAAACTTGCGGCGCTGTTGGTGACGGTAGCGCTGATGTATGTTGGCGCGTCGCTGTTCAGCTGGATCCAGGGCGCGCTCACAGCCGGCGCCGTCCAGCGGCTCATCTATGGCCTGCGGGCGTCAGTGCAGGAGAAACTGCACAGATTGCCGTCAACCCACTTCCAGGAGCAAACACGCGGTGACGTCCTGAGCCGGGCCACCAATGACATTGACAACATCTCGCAGACCTTCAACCAGCTGCTCACACAGCTGATTATGTCCGTCCTGATGCTTTGCGGTGCACTGGCCATGATGCTGTGGATCTCGCCGCTGCTTGCCGCCATAGCACTGGCATCCGTACCGCTTTCCACGCTCATCACGGTGCTGGTTGCCAGGAAGTCCCAGTTCCACTTCGCCGATCAGTGGACGGCAACGGGGGAGCTGAACGCCCACATCGAGGAATACGTCACGGGCCATGAGGTCATCAAGGCGTTCAGCCGTCAGGAGGCTGCAGCGGCAGTCTTCGGGGGCAGCAACGACCGTCTTGCCCTCACCGCGGCGCGCGCACAGTATGCTTCCGGCATTGTGCAGCCTCTCATGGTGGCTGTTTCAAATCTCAACTACATTGCCGTCGCCGTGGTGGGGGCACTGCAGGTGGCCGCGGGCGCCATGACCATCGGCGGAATCCAGGCATTCATCCAGTTCAGCCGGCTGTTCACCCAGCCCATGGGCCAGATCGGCGGCATGCTGACCCTTATGCAATCCTGCGCGGCCTCGGCTGAGCGGGTTTTTTCGCTGCTGGATGCTGACGAGATTCCGGCGGAGCCGGACGTTGTGGGGGCCACCGCTGAACCAGGCGGCCGGATCGTATTTGACCACGTAACGTTCGGTTATGACCCGGTTTCACCCGCAGTCAGGGATCTCTCCTTCGCGGTGGAGCCCGGCCAGACCGTCGCAATCGTTGGCCACACCGGGGCCGGTAAAACCACCGTTGTTAATCTGCTGATGCGTTTTTACGAGCTCGACTCGGGCCGGATCACGATGGATGGGATCGATATCTCAGCCATGCCCCGGGATGTCCTTCGCAGCGGGTTCGGCATGGTGCTTCAGGACGCGTGGCTGTTCACGGGGACCATCCGGGAGAACATTGAATACGGCCGTCCCGGGGCCAGCGACGCTGACGTGATCGCGGCGGCCAAGGCCAGCCACGTGGATCATTTTGTCAGGTCGCTGCCCGCGGGTTACGCCACCATGCTGGGCAATGGGGGCGGCTCGCTGAGCCAGGGCCAGCGCCAGCTCATCACCATTGCCAGGGCACAGCTGGCAGGCCGGAGTGTCCTGATCCTGGACGAGGCCACGAGCTCCGTGGACACCAGGACTGAGGTCCTGATCAGGGAAGCGATGCAACGGCTGCGGAGTGGCCGGACCAGCTTTGTTATTGCCCACCGTTTGTCCACCGTCCGGGACGCTGATCTAATCTTGGTCATGGACCACGGACGCATCGTTGAACACGGAACCCACCCTGACCTGCTGGCGGCGAAGGGATTCTACACAAACCTCTACACCGCCCAGTTTGCCGGACGCAGCCGGAAGCGCGGGAATATGGGGGCCGGCCTGTGAGCGCGGGCGTTTCCTTTCCCGGGAACTGGAAACCCAACGAAAGCAGCTCGGTGCCGCTTTTTGATCAGTTGCGGCTGCACGTGATCGAGCAGGCGGACCGGGGCACGCTATCTGCCGGCACCAGGCTGCCCGCGGTCAGAAGCCTGGCCGGGCTCCTCGGCGTGGCACCCCACACGGTGGCGCGTGCCTACAAGGAACTTGAGGCGGCAGGGGTAGTGGCCACACGGGGGCGGAACGGGACGGTGGTCTGCGCCCGGGATGAGCGTTGGGGCGCGGTGACAGCCGCCGCCGCAGATTTCGCAGGGGCCGCCAAGGCACAAGGGGTTTCGTTCGCCGAGGCCGTGCAGCTGTTCGCCGCGGCCTACGACGCCGAATAGCCGGCCGCATGGATATTCGAAGAAGTTTTCGATTAGCATTAGTCCGTGCCCAAAGCCGTAGTTGAAGAAACAGCCGTTGAAAACAAGTCCGCCGTCGCGCCTGTAGACGGACCCAAGCCGGCGCGCCCGGACCTGTCCCGCCTCATAGTGAAGGGGGCACGTGAACACAACCTGCGCAACGTTGATCTCGATCTTCCCCGCGATGCCATGATCGTTTTCACGGGACTGTCCGGGTCCGGGAAATCCTCCTTGGCGTTCGACACCATCTTTGCCGAGGGTCAGCGCCGCTATGTTGAGTCGCTGTCGGCCTACGCGCGCCAGTTCCTCGGGCAGGTGGACAAGCCCGACGTCGATTTCATCGAAGGTCTCTCGCCTGCGGTGTCCATTGACCAAAAGTCCACGAGCAAGAACCCCCGCTCCACCGTGGGAACCATTACCGAGATCTACGACTACATGCGCCTGCTCTGGGCCAGGGTGGGGCGGCCGCACTGTCCTGTCTGTGCCGAGCCCGTTACAAAGCAGACGCCCCAGCAGATTGTGGACCAGCTGCTGGAACTGGACGACGGAACACGCTTCCAGGTGCTCGCGCCCGTGGTCCGCGGACGTAAGGGGGAGTTCGTGGAACTCTTCAAGGAGCTGACCGCCAAGGGCTACTCACGCGCCCGGGTGGACGGCGAGCTGATCCAGCTCAACGAACCTCCCAAGCTGGGCAAGCAGTTCAAGCACAGCATTGAAGTGGTGGTGGACAGGCTGGTGGTCAAGGAGGGCATCAGCCAGCGGCTGACCGATTCCGTGGAGACGGCACTCGGCCTGGCCGAAGGCAGGGTCCTGGCAGAGTTCGTGGATCTTGACGCCGACGCCCGTGGCCGTCTGAGGGCGTTCTCGGAAAACCTTGCATGCCCCAATGAACACCCGCTGGCCATCGACGAAATCGAGCCGCGGTCATTCTCGTTCAACAATCCGTTCGGCGCCTGCCCGGCATGCAGTGGCATTGGCACAAAACTGGAAGTGGACGAGGAGCTCATCGTCCCCAATCCGGAGCTCTCTCTGGGCCAGGGCGCCATCGCGCCGTGGTCTCTTGGCACCGCCACCACGGAATACTGGAACCGGCTGCTGGCGGGGTTGGCCAAAGAGCTGGAATTCTCCATGGACACGCCCTGGGAGAAGCTTTCCGCCGACGTCCGTCAGACCGTGTTGCATGGCAAGGACCATAACGTTGTGGTCCAGTACCGGAACCGTTTCGGCCGGGAGCGCAAGTACAGCACCGGCTTCGAGGGCGCCATCCAGTACGTCCACCGCAAGCATGGTGAAACGGACTCCGACTGGGCCAGGAACCGCTACGAGGAATACATGCGGGAGATCCCGTGCCCGGTCTGTAACGGCGCCCGGCTGAATCCGGCCTCGCTGTCCGTTCTGATCAACGAGAAATCCATTGCCGATGTGGCCGCCATGCCCATGCGCCAGTGTGCGGAATTCCTGAACAACCTGGTGCTCACGGGACGCGAAGCGCAGATTGCCCATCAGGTGCTCAAGGAGATCCAGGCACGGCTGACTTTCCTGCTGGATGTCGGACTGGAATACCTGAACCTTGAACGGCCGTCGGGCACACTTTCAGGCGGAGAGGCCCAGCGGATCAGGCTCGCGACCCAGATCGGCTCCGGGCTCGTGGGCGTCCTGTACGTCCTTGACGAGCCGTCCATCGGGCTGCACCAGCGGGACAACCGCCGGCTGATTGAAACCCTCACACGGCTGCGCGATCTCGGAAACACGCTCATTGTGGTGGAGCATGACGAGGACACCATCCAGGAGGCGGACTGGATCGTGGACATCGGCCCGGGCGCCGGCGAGCACGGTGGACGGGTGGTGCACTCCGGTTCGTACAAGGAGCTGCTGGAGAACACAGAATCGCTGACGGGCGACTACCTGTCGGGCCGGAAAAAGATCGAAATCCCGAAGAAGCGGCGGAAGTATGACAAGAAGCGTGAGCTCAAGGTCATCGGCGCCCGTGAAAACAACCTGGTCAACGTTGACGCCGCGTTCCCGCTGGGTCTTTTCACAGCGGTAACGGGTGTGAGCGGCTCCGGAAAGTCCACACTGGTCAACGAGATCCTCTATAAAGTGCTGGCAAACAAGCTCAACGGAGCCAAGCAGGTGGCTGGCCGCCACCGGAGCGTCCAGGGGCTGGAGCACCTGGACAAAGTGGTCCACGTGGATCAGAGCCCTATCGGCCGTACACCCCGTTCCAACCCCGCCACCTATACCGGTGTGTTTGACAACATCCGGAAGCTCTTCGCCGAGACCACCGAGGCCAAGGTCCGCGGTTACCAGCCGGGACGCTTTTCGTTCAACGTCAAGGGCGGCCGGTGTGAAGCCTGCTCCGGCGATGGCACGCTGAAGATTGAGATGAACTTCCTGCCGGACGTTTATGTTCCGTGCGAGGTCTGCCATGGTGCCAGGTACAACCGCGAAACACTGGAAGTGCACTACAAGGGCAAGACCATCGCGGATGTGCTGAACATGCCCATCGAGGAAGGTGCAGAGTTCTTCGCTGCTTTCTCGCCGATTGCACGGCATCTGAACACGCTGGTCGACGTCGGACTCGGCTACGTACGTCTGGGCCAGCCCGCAACCACTCTCTCCGGAGGTGAGGCCCAGCGGGTGAAGCTGGCTGCGGAGCTGCAGAAGCGTTCCAACGGCCGCAGCGTCTATGTCCTGGACGAGCCAACCACCGGTCTCCACTTCGAGGACATCCGTAAACTGCTGATGGTGCTCCAGGGACTGGTGGACAAAGGCAACACGGTAATAACCATCGAACACAACCTGGATGTCATCAAGAGCGCGGACTGGATCGTGGACCTCGGCCCTGATGGCGGATCCGGCGGCGGCCAGATCGTTGCAACGGGCACGCCCGAGCAGCTCGCAAAGTCCACTGAAAGCTACACGGCGTCGTTCCTGGCGGACATTCTGCGCTAGCGGAAGGCATGTGCAACGCGCGGGCCTGGAAATGCCGTGGGCCGGCGCGGAAGTATTCCTCTGCGGGCATGCGAGTTTCGGGCATTAGTGCTGTCGTGAGAAACTAAGCCGGTGACTCTTTCAACAGTGCCCGTAATCTTCGACCTGGACGGCACTCTTGTCGATCCGGCCGGCGGAATATCAGACGGAATTGCTTCGGCTCTCGGGGAACTGGGCATTCCCGTTCCCAGCCAGGAACTGCTGGATGCGATGATCGGTCCCAAACTCAGCGATTCGCTCCTGAACGTTGCGATGGTTCCGGCCGGCCAACTGGACGAGGCAATACGCATCTACCGGCAGTATTATCTGGCCACCGGCATTGCCCAGGGCCGGCTGTATCCGGGAATCCGCGGGTTGCTGGAGAACTTCGTTGCGGCCGGCCGTCCGATTGCAGTGGCCACCCAGAAACCGGAAGGTCTGGCGCGGACCGTCCTGGAACACCACGGAATCGCCGGCCTTTTCCAGTTCATCAGGGGATCGGCGGCGGATGAATCTGCCGCGGCCGACGGACCAGTCGGCAAGACCGGGATCATCGCCGCCGCCTTGTCGGACCTGGGCACGCAGCACGCCATCATGGTGGGCGACCGGGCGCAGGACGTCGCAGGTGCCATCGCAAACGGCCTCGACTGCATCGGGGTCAGCTGGGGCTTTGCAACGGATGGAGAGCTTCAGGAAGCGGGAGCTGTGACCGTTGTCGACAACACGGCTGCCCTGCTGCAAACCGTTGAACACCTCGAATCGATCCACAGCGCAGCCATGAGCGAGGTGCAAAACGATGGCACTGTTTGATGCGATCCGCTGGACTACCCGCGGGCTCATTGCCGGAACCTGCCGGCCCACTGTCATTGGTCTCGAGAATGTTCCCAAGGACGGGCCGTTCATTGTTGCCCCGAACCACCTGTCATTCCTGGACAGTGTGATCGTCCAGGCCCTCATGCCTCGCCCCGTGGCCTTCTTTGCCAAGGCCGAGTACTTCACCACCACGGGTGTCAAGGGCCGTGTCATGAAGTCGTTCTTCGAAGCCGTGGGTTCCATTCCGGTAGATCGTGGTGAACAGGCAGCCAGTGTCCAGGCGCTGAAAACGCTGCTTGACATCCTGGAATCTGGCAAGGGAATCGGAATCTACCCGGAGGGAACACGCTCGCGGGACGGCATCCTGTACCGCGGCCGCACCGGCGTCGGCTGGCTTGCGCTGACCACCGGAGCCCCGGTCATTCCGGTGGGTCTGATCGGCACGGAAAACCTGCAACCGGCGGGCCGGAACGCCGTCAAGCCGCAGCACTTCATCATGAAGGTCGGGGAGCCCCTCTACTTTGAGAAGACAGGCCCGGACCATTCCCTTCCTGCCCGGCGGCAGGTCACCGACCGGATCATGGATGCCATCGCCGAACTGAGCGGCCAGGAGCGCTCCACCAGCTACAACCAAAGCAAAACCGTCGAATAGTACGGATCGGAGCCCGGAGCCCGGAGCGGGGCCCGGCCGCAGGCAAGGCAGCGCCTCAGTAGACTGGAACAGTGGCAGATCCAGCGAGTTACAGACCCCGGACAGGGGAGATTCCCACCAACCCGGGCGTGTACAGGTTCCGCGATCCGCAGGGCCGGGTCATCTACGTGGGCAAGGCCAAGAGCCTCCGGTCCCGGCTCAACTCCTACTTCGCCAACCCGGCGGGCCTTTTGCCGAAGACCCACGCCATGGTCCATGCGGCGAGCAGTGTTGAATGGACTGTGGTGGGAAGCGAGCTGGAGTCGCTGCAGCTGGAATACACCTGGATCAAGGAATTCAAGCCGCGCTTCAACGTAGTGTTCCGGGACGACAAAACCTACCCCTACCTGGCGCTCACCATGGGAGAGAAGTTCCCCCGGGTGCAGGTCATGCGCGGCGACCGCAGGAAGGGCACGCGGTATTTCGGTCCGTATACGGCCGGTGCCATCCGGGAGACCATGGACACCCTGCTCAGGGTCTTTCCGGTCCGCAGCTGCAGCCCCGGTGTATTGAAGCGTGCCCAAGCCAGCGGCAGGCCGTGTCTGCTGGGCTACATCGACAAATGCGCCGCGCCGTGTGTTGGCCGTGTCACACCCGAAGAGCACCGGGCGCTGGCGGAGGATTTCTGTTCATTTATGGGCGGCGAGGCCAAACGCTTTATCGGAAAGCTGGATAGGGAAATGGCGGCGGCCGTGGCTGAGCTGGACTACGAACGCGCCGCCCGCCTCCGTGACGACATCTCCGCGCTGCGGAAGGTCTTCGAGCGCAACGCGGTGGTCCTCGCCGAGGATACAGACGCTGACGTCTTTGCGATCCACGAAGATGAGCTGGAGGCTGCCGTCCAGGTGTTCCACGTGCGCGGCGGCAGAGTCCGCGGTCAGCGCGGCTGGGTCGTTGAAAAGGTGGAGGATTCCACTACACCTGACCTGGTGGAGCACCTGCTGCAGCAGGTCTATGGTGAGGACGGCGACAGTCACGGCCGGTTGCCCCG
This genomic interval from Micrococcaceae bacterium Sec5.7 contains the following:
- a CDS encoding GNAT family N-acetyltransferase, which produces MSVIRPATVEDVPAILQMIHELAIYEKEPDAVRNTPDMLTGALFGPNPQVFAHIAENAAGEVQGFALWFLNYSTWEGVHGIYLEDLYVTPDSRGEGHGKALLQHLAATAVERGYARVEWSVLNWNEPSIDFYKRLGAFAMEEWSTFRLTGTALETFGSRKEAGVRG
- a CDS encoding DUF3516 domain-containing protein; protein product: MKLVEQLPAPAERNPTGAGADPDGLYTRFVEWTESRGLELYAAQDEAIMELASGANVILATPTGSGKSLVAIAAHFQSMARGERSYYTAPIKALVSEKFFALCEIFGAENVGMITGDSGVNQDAPIICCTAEILANIALREGTAAVLGSVIMDEFHFYSDPQRGWAWQVPLLELPQAQFLLMSATLGDVSRFEAGITELTGRPTTTVSSAERPIPLHYYYHQTPVHETLEELLSTKQVPVYVVHFSQIEAIDRAQTLMSINVCTREEKDRIAELIAGFRFAAGFGKTLNRLVRHGIGVHHAGMLPKYRRLVEQLAQAGLLKVICGTDTLGVGINVPIRTVLLTALSKYDGVRTRLLNSREFHQIAGRAGRAGYDTAGTVVVQAPEHVVENVKAMAKATAKFGDDQKKLRQVVKKKPPEGFVSWGEPTYTRLVGSVPDPLTSSFTVTHSMLMNLMERPGDPFKAARRLLTENHEPRSSQLQLMKKALGIYRELLAAEVVERIPGKQQGTDGRTVRLTVHLQANFALNQPLSPFALAALELLDPESASYALDVVSVIEATLEKPRQILSAQQKKARGEAIAAMKADGIEYDQRMAMLEEVTYPQPLAEILGEAFEVYRKAAPWVGDFELAPKSVVRDMYERAMNFGEFVQFYGLARSEGIVLRYLADGFKALRQTVPQDVLREDLEDLIAWLGELVRQVDSSLLDEWEELTSGAVLTPHDAPPPPPPSLTSNIRAFRVMVRNEMFRRVELFADESATALGELDGGAGWDAARWEDVLDDYFDEHNDIGTGPDARGPGLLMITEEPGLWKVRQIFDDPATNHDWGISAEVDLAASDESGTAVVRVTDVNRL
- a CDS encoding trans-aconitate 2-methyltransferase encodes the protein MKWDPAKYVQFGDYRDRPYFDLTGRVHASAPRHVVDLGCGPGNLTATLAERWPDAEVLGLDSSAEMLARSAPYEEAAPGLSFGLADIAEWTPAAETDVVVTNAALQWVPGHLELLAGWAAALTPGAWFALQVPGNFSSPSHVLMRELAESAEWSAKLDGVLRHDGAVAEPASYLQTMLDAGCSAEAWETTYQQVLPGKNPVLEWVRGTGLRPVLAALPPEDAEAFESEYSALLDEAYPSMEHGTVFPFRRIFAVARKRH
- a CDS encoding ABC transporter ATP-binding protein, producing MLVRMMARLLAGHKVAVTAILLLQLVQTAGNLLLPTINASIIDDGIVKGDTGLILRLGGWMSGIAAMQVLAALGAGYLGASVAMKLGRQLRRELFAQIQNLSSQEVAAFGTPSLITRATIDVQQIQSLAVLVFTMLVAAPVMGIGGIALALHKDVALSGIVIAIVPVLLLIMYLIVRRLVPLYRRGQELVDRIGGVLREQIIGANVIRAFVRQRHETSRFAEANRQLTGNNLQSALMVAGMLPLIMIVVNLSSVGVVWFGGHRIEDGQMQLGSLTAFIAYILQILMAIMMAMYVFMTAPRAAVCAERIQAVLDTAPAISDAADAADPLAMAAGGALKGAVEFRNVGFSYPGAEAAVLGNVTFTARPGTTTAIIGSTGSGKSTLLNLLPRFLDATAGEIRIAGHNIRSLRLDHLRGCLSMVPQQAYLFAGTVAENLRVAAPSAPDLELWLALRTAQAEDFVRKLPGGLQSAVAQGGTGLSGGERQRLCIARALLRKAPVYLFDDSFSALDYATEARLRDAMAPTLDGAVTIIVAERVSTIVDASLILVLDDGRLVAQGTHAELLESSRTYREIAASQLALEDSP
- a CDS encoding ABC transporter ATP-binding protein — encoded protein: MLTVVAATCGFVALNVAAPKLLGDATDVVVDGFYGGTLNQGKLAALLVTVALMYVGASLFSWIQGALTAGAVQRLIYGLRASVQEKLHRLPSTHFQEQTRGDVLSRATNDIDNISQTFNQLLTQLIMSVLMLCGALAMMLWISPLLAAIALASVPLSTLITVLVARKSQFHFADQWTATGELNAHIEEYVTGHEVIKAFSRQEAAAAVFGGSNDRLALTAARAQYASGIVQPLMVAVSNLNYIAVAVVGALQVAAGAMTIGGIQAFIQFSRLFTQPMGQIGGMLTLMQSCAASAERVFSLLDADEIPAEPDVVGATAEPGGRIVFDHVTFGYDPVSPAVRDLSFAVEPGQTVAIVGHTGAGKTTVVNLLMRFYELDSGRITMDGIDISAMPRDVLRSGFGMVLQDAWLFTGTIRENIEYGRPGASDADVIAAAKASHVDHFVRSLPAGYATMLGNGGGSLSQGQRQLITIARAQLAGRSVLILDEATSSVDTRTEVLIREAMQRLRSGRTSFVIAHRLSTVRDADLILVMDHGRIVEHGTHPDLLAAKGFYTNLYTAQFAGRSRKRGNMGAGL